A stretch of the Glandiceps talaboti chromosome 23, keGlaTala1.1, whole genome shotgun sequence genome encodes the following:
- the LOC144452824 gene encoding insulin-like produces the protein MEKSTTSITLKALTVSIVTLLLVSSSVGGRKEWHCGRTVETMRNICDGCYWSPSQRDVQMKVEVHRPFINKREANVFAKSVPSMVKRGLLEECCYTRCDLQHMMTYCCEERQREYSEFIALFKDTSSDTLTTS, from the exons ATGGAAAAGAGTACAACGTCGATTACTTTAAAGGCCCTGACAGTTTCCATAGTAACTCTACTTCTAGTTTCCTCTAGTGTAGGTGGACGCAAAGAATGGCACTGTGGTAGGACGGTAGAAACCATGAGAAATATTTGTGACGGTTGTTACTGGTCGCCTTCTCAACGagatgttcaaatgaaagttgaAGTTCATCGGC CTTTTATCAACAAAAGAGAAGCTAACGTTTTTGCAAAGAGTGTGCCCTCTATGGTGAAACGTGGATTATTGGAAGAATGCTGTTATACACGCTGTGATTTGCAACATATGATGACATACTGTTGTGAAGAGCGACAACGAGAGTACAGTGAGTTCATCGCATTGTTCAAGGATACCTCTTCGGACACATTAACGACATCTTAG